One segment of Meleagris gallopavo isolate NT-WF06-2002-E0010 breed Aviagen turkey brand Nicholas breeding stock chromosome 8, Turkey_5.1, whole genome shotgun sequence DNA contains the following:
- the DUSP5 gene encoding dual specificity protein phosphatase 5, producing RLLLGSEGAAGAARLAAVVVLDQGTGHWQKLKKDSTAQIVLNALLSSLPEAGARVCFLKGGYETFNSQYPECCVDGKLIALERSDVEKNLTSHCEKQSANHKPAYDQGGPVEILPFLYLGSAYHASKCEFLANLHITALLNVSRKSSESFQDQYCYKWIPVEDSHTADISSHFQEAIDFIDYVRRAGGKILVHCEAGISRSPTICMAYLMKTKKLRLEEAFDYIKQRRSLISPNFGFMGQLLQYESEILSSTPSPPVASCKTEAASFFAEELTLGKNFEGSCFAFPTSVLSSVPIHSPVHPLKLSPMTASSSC from the exons cggctgctgctgggctccgAGGGGGCGGCGGGGGCGGCCCGTCTGGCGGCCGTCGTGGTGCTGGACCAGGGCACGGGGCACtggcagaagctgaagaaagacAGCACGGCGCAGATCGTCCTCAACGCgctgctctccagcctgccCGAGGCCGGGGCCAGGGTCTGCTTCCTGAAAG gGGGCTATGAAACCTTCAATTCGCAATATCCTGAGTGCTGTGTGGATGGGAAGCTCATTGCCCTGGAGAGGAGTGACGTGGAGAAGAACCTCACCAGCCACTGTGAGAAGCAGAGTGCCAACCACAAACCTGCCTATGACCAG GGTGGCCCGGTGGAAATCTTGCCTTTTCTCTACCTTGGTAGTGCCTATCATGCTTCCAAGTGCGAGTTCCTTGCCAACCTGCACATCACGGCCCTGCTCAATGTCTCCAGGAAGAGCTCCGAGTCCTTTCAAGACCAGTACTGCTACAAGTGGATTCCTGTGGAGGACAGCCACACAGCAGACATCAGCTCGCACTTCCAGGAGGCAATTGACTTCATTG ATTATGTCAGACGAGCAGGGGGCAAGATCCTGGTGCACTGCGAAGCGGGGATTTCGCGCTCTCCCACCATCTGCATGGCGTACCTCATGAAGACAAAGAAGCTGCGCCTGGAGGAGGCCTTTGACTACATCAAGCAGCGCCGGAGCCTGATCTCACCAAACTTTGGTTTCATGGGACAGTTGCTACAATATGAGTCAGAGATCCTGTCTTCCACCCCCAGCCCTCCCGTTGCCTCATGCAAAACAGAAGCCGCctctttctttgcagaagaaCTGACGTTAGGCAAAAATTTTGAAGGCTCGTGTTTTGCCTTCCCTACCTCAGTGCTGAGTTCTGTGCCCATCCACTCCCCCGTCCACCCGCTGAAGCTCAGCCCTATGACGGCTTCTTCGTCCTGCTGA